One segment of Neodiprion fabricii isolate iyNeoFabr1 chromosome 1, iyNeoFabr1.1, whole genome shotgun sequence DNA contains the following:
- the LOC124187889 gene encoding uncharacterized protein LOC124187889, which translates to MSGTPRPGPLGTRGHPGPVTRHQEIAMNPRALAVSGNATALPPPTTTTTMTTTTTLLPPSSTLPRPSPAGTLHPQVDVSTQADLHGVGGLHGDWGERRATPLYSREDIKEQYCITNRQLDAVERSGGGIFGCLSSRGPSPCASARTSLLSACVRGAPSEENLFDAPYPRTFYHQPHPGQARGQQGRYDTDEEDYPDNSYFRRRPTSFCTTPDPKRYTWVPEDEESTRLEGPRPVLPPTLTAPTSINPRPAPQQPPRPKHVSFARSHTLTSFEVPRSRSPPRSHERLIDSQPTMQGSLSAVLPLTHTYANSGDPRVLVLEKPPKRGVMKTQATQTEVPQSLRGRVAPITLSPRTIHRVKMVSQGAQTNGILNGRKLTKSYSEAGQLGTPLGATSPGGTPINGNTDVEHEPLQRTQSEEPPRSPFLVNTPPTSLTPIPRPLTDDRVNGESDNAMEQADQRLVDSDNEEILIDFKPAPFSPRTRSSLSQTPRPCRRIVPLQKTLSDGEIQVERRELIGETSEPSYPHTCRRNHHDPWSKSTRTPILFSSTPDDLALLRATPPGEENHDEEFHENLIKRGLFRKRSVSLEDGVQNLGTGPTVTGEPILPRSLPTSPTTPTLVSGPQRAVQSPGSVSSNRHLLHAKLPVGVMGSPFASSDSLANDVTRDHSDGIWNESQATVLQADSLALLTPSSRRRHLLILQHQQRSSMDTEALDAEDEMEVGPPSPRIRLEPATPVSPIPSIDNFPSSTRNGRPRSGLRRRSPIPPPLSQPQSQSSSEFGLSLVRTDSGRTNTDVSETSTTEDYVTANTSTGTGTTTGNSGTTSSRSRHPQLHSGAAPSAPASATATAADGSSFESASSIYSLARSEAVVEEPCSPPAIIEESEASPGIEPPPSPARSTSSSSSGSYDLEDAMPEPLQDSYPTAPLSGAASETEPDHDEEHRSSSGGYAESPPDTHLWSEEERRRRRKTFTLDFQPGTEVENGRVDGYLENRDVSPTPSHRHRLRGKPLNTRSPHRNNKRRDSAQQQQIIRSPQKDDWREPLEDGTHVPTSDDSSCSHRHHLHHHHHHHHRESIEGGRHRRMRESPRRKTGGYISSRRKSNEVNHFHENTHLHICSSRLSPGGHYQRSPGHNGHATIIVKSPSPEARLKALSAESLRSVSPGSDSVFYSEGADHSSCVTASLEPLDAPHCHHCGREVQEEIVQPPAGFADSPEGHKATTKHSGHRLYKKFDKRFRSEDRSERRHLWSNGSRSEVRAKSEERNARSNSPREECSRRRLQARSTDASMEVLTGRENDARQLEAYATGDWICIEDFRGSHVWRKPESRGDEDDAGTDGAGRERRDSQGSTESEKCFARKYHAARRRMIHAKISGEMQKRIHMKSLRNGPDGHCATSSPARLNLMHNHFPDVGTSLHLDQGIALLWLEQR; encoded by the exons ATGTCGGGGACCCCGAGGCCTGGGCCCTTAGGGACGCGGGGTCACCCTGGGCCCGTCACGCGGCACCAGGAAATCGCCATGAACCCCCGCGCTCTCGCGGTTTCCGGCAACGCCACCGCCCTGCCGccgccgacgacgacgacgacgatgacgacgacgacgacgctcCTGCCGCCGTCTTCCACTCTCCCGAGGCCGAGTCCCGCCGGCACCCTTCATCCCCAG GTGGACGTCTCGACGCAGGCCGACCTCCACGGCGTCGGAGGGCTGCACGGGGATTGGGGAGAGCGTCGGGCGACGCCGCTTTATTCACGTGAGGACATCAAGGAGCAGTACTGCATAACGAATCGGCAGTTGGATGCCGTCGAGAGGTCCGGGGGCGGGATATTCGGGTGCCTCTCTTCGCGGGGCCCGTCGCCTTGCGCCTCGGCGAGGACGTCCCTTCTATCGGCTTGCGTCCGGGGGGCTCCGAGCGAGGAGAACCTCTTCGACGCGCCGTACCCGAGGACGTTTTACCATCAGCCCCATCCAGGGCAGGCAAGGGGCCAGCAGGGCAGGTACGATACGGACGAGGAGGACTACCCGGACAATTCCTACTTCCGCCGACGACCGACTTCCTTTTGCACGACTCCTGACCCTAAAAG GTACACGTGGGTACCCGAGGACGAGGAGTCGACGCGACTGGAGGGTCCTCGACCCGTCTTACCGCCCACTCTTACCGCGCCAACTTCGATCAACCCTCGCCCCGCACCCCAGCAGCCACCACGACCGAAGCACGTCAGCTTCGCGAGGTCCCATACTCTGACGTCTTTCGAGGTACCACGATCCAGAAGCCCCCCGAGGTCTCACGAACGTCTCATTGACTCTCAGCCGACTATGCAAGGATCCCTTTCCGCCGTGCTACCCTTGACGCACACCTACGCTAACTCTGGAGACCCTCGTGTTCTGGTACTCG aaaaaccacCGAAACGTGGAGTAATGAAGACTCAGGCCACACAGACTGAAGTTCCTCAAAGTCTACGAGGGCGAGTGGCTCCCATAACACTTAGCCCAAGGACGATTCATCGGGTGAAGATGGTCTCTCAGGGTGCTCAGACGAACGGAATTCTGAATGGCCGTAAACTGACAAAGAGCTACTCGGAGGCCGGTCAGTTAGGAACGCCCTTGGGAGCAACTTCACCCGGCGGTACTCCCATCAATGGCAACACAGATGTCGAGCATGAACCTCTCCAAAGGACGCAGTCGGAGGAACCTCCGAGGTCACCGTTTTTGGTCAACACTCCACCGACTTCTCTGACGCCGATCCCTCGCCCCTTGACAGACGACCGAGTGAACGGAGAATCGGACAACGCGATGGAACAG GCTGATCAGAGACTCGTTGACTCCGACAACGAGGAAATTTTGATCGACTTTAAACCGGCCCCGTTTTCCCCTCGCACCCGGAGCAGCCTCAGTCAAACGCCGCGGCCATGCAGGAGAATAGTGCCGCTGCAAAAGACCCTTTCCGACGGTGAGATCCAGGTTGAACGGCGAGAGCTGATAGGGGAGACGAGCGAGCCAAGTTACCCCCACACGTGTAGAAGAAATCATCACGATCCTTGGAGCAAGTCAACTCGAACTCCCATCCTGTTTTCATCAACCCCCGACGACCTTGCACTTTTGAGGGCTACACCACCTGGAGAAGAAAATCACGATGAG GAATTTCACGAGAATTTAATCAAACGAGGGCTCTTCCGAAAGAGGAGCGTGTCTCTTGAGGATGGAGTTCAAAATCTAGGTACAGGGCCAACGGTCACGGGTGAGCCCATACTACCCAGATCACTTCCCACTTCACCTACGACACCCACTTTGGTATCAG GACCTCAGAGGGCGGTGCAAAGTCCCGGTAGCGTGTCATCGAACCGACATCTCCTTCATGCGAAACTACCAGTCGGCGTAATGGGTTCGCCATTTGCGTCGAGTGACTCTTTGGCGAACGATGTAACCAGAGACCACAGTGACGGTATATGGAACGAATCTCAGGCTACAGTGTTGCAGGCTGACTCTTTGGCCCTTCTTACGCCTTCCTCCAGAAGAAGACACCTTTTGATCCTCCAACACCAACAACGATCTTCCATGGACACCGAGGCGCTGGACGCCGAAGATGAAATGGAAGTGGGCCCACCAAGTCCCAGGATTCGTTTAGAACCAGCCACCCCAGTCAGCCCCATCCCAAG CATCGATAATTTCCCGTCGTCCACACGGAACGGCAGACCACGAAGCGGTCTTCGAAGACGAAGTCCGATACCACCACCCTTGTCTCAACCGCAGTCCCAGTCATCCAGTGAATTCGGACTGAGTCTGGTCAGGACGGACTCGGGTCGAACGAATACAGACGTCTCGGAGACGTCAACGACTGAAGATTATGTGACGGCAAACACTTCTACGGGGACAGGTACGACGACGGGAAACTCTGGGACCACAAGTTCCCGGTCTCGACACCCTCAGCTTCACTCCGGTGCGGCACCGTCAGCACCAGCCTCAGCTACGGCCACTGCGGCCGATGGGAGTTCCTTCGAGAGCGCTAGTTCCATTTACAGTCTAGCGCGAAGTGAG GCCGTCGTCGAAGAGCCTTGCAGTCCACCGGCTATCATCGAAGAATCCGAAGCTTCTCCCGGAATCGAACCGCCCCCATCTCCGGCTAGATCGACGTCGAGCAGTAGCTCCGGTAGCTACGATCTCGAGGACGCGATGCCGGAACCTCTTCAAGATTCTTACCCAACTGCACCTCTCAGTGGTGCTGCCTCTGAAACTGAACCAGACCACGAT GAAGAGCACCGATCCAGTTCTGGCGGTTACGCAGAGTCACCACCAGATACTCACCTGTGGTCGGAAGAGGAGAGACGTAGACGCCGAAAAACGTTCACCTTGGACTTTCAGCCAGGCACTGAGGTGGAAAATGGACGCGTCGACGGATATTTGGAGAATCGGGACGTGAGTCCGACTCCAAGTCACAGGCACAGACTGAGAGGCAAACCGCTGAACACGCGAAGTCCTCACCGGAACAATAAGAGGAGGGATTCGGCTCAGCAGCAGCAGATAATCAGAAGCCCACAGAAAGACGACTGGCGAGAACCACTCGAAGACGGAACCCACGTCCCTACGTCGGATGATTCGAGCTGTAGCCATCGTCACCAccttcatcatcatcatcaccatcatcataGGGAAAGTATCGAAGGAGGAAGACACAGGAGAATGCGGGAGAGTCCGAGAAGAAAAACGGGAGGCTATATTTCGTCGCGACGAAAAAGCAACGAGGTAAATCATTTTCACGAGAACACTCACCTTCAt ATTTGTTCGAGTCGACTGAGTCCTGGTGGACACTATCAACGAAGTCCTGGGCACAACGGACACGCGACGATAATCGTGAAGTCGCCGAGTCCAGAAGCGCGACTAAAGGCACTGTCAGCCGAGTCCCTGAGGTCAGTTAGTCCCGGAAGTGACAGCGTCTTTTACAGCGAAGGTGCGGACCACTCGTCCTGCGTTACTGCTAGTTTAGAACCTCTGGACGCACCGCATTGTCACCATTGTGGTCGTGAG GTCCAGGAGGAAATCGTCCAACCGCCAGCCGGGTTTGCCGATTCCCCCGAGGGCCACAAGGCGACTACCAAGCACTCCGGACAtcgattgtataaaaaattcgacaaacGATTCCGCTCCGAGGATAGAAGCGAACGTAGACATCTCTGGAGCAACGGGAGTCGTTCCGAGGTCCGGGCAAAATCCGAGGAGAGAAACGCGAGGTCCAACAGCCCCCGGGAAGAATGCAGTCGAAGGAGACTTCAGGCTCGCAGTACCGACGCCAGCATGGAGGTTCTCACTG GTCGAGAAAATGATGCCAG
- the LOC124174500 gene encoding potassium voltage-gated channel protein Shaw-like, giving the protein MDAVNRVVLNVGGIRHETYKTTLKKIPATRLSRLTEALANYDPILNEYFFDRHPGVFAQVLNYYRTGKLHYPTDVCGPLFEEELEFWGLDSNQVEPCCWSTYSIHRDTQATLAILDKLDIDTDRPSEEEVARLFGYEEAYYSGRLTKWQCLRPRIWAIFDEPYSSPLAKGIACASILFICLSIITFCLKTHENMRVSRDTTRTDNQRDPTEPHWAFFYLELACNGWFTVELVLRCLVSPSLKQFAMSPVNLIDLAATLSFYTEFMIDQVQFLEAFSVVRVLRLFKLTRHSPGLRILIHTFKASARELVLLVFFLLLGIVLFASLVYYAERFQHNPGNNFESIPEGLWWALVTMTTVGYGDMAPKTFPGKFVGALCALAGVLTIALPVPVIVSNFSMFYSHTQARSKLPKQRRRVLPAEAPRRNRHHKPHQNTTIQNQDFVNTLPRFTAPLMPRPATIGIDTFLQLQPQILANLAEIRPRATTMPSEQKEFTAIQITNNNSKDCSPEELNLEKGKTAETVETSDIEPQKSASHSSAIRSDACDPTLSL; this is encoded by the exons ATGGATGCGGTGAATCGCGTCGTGCTCAACGTCGGAGGGATTCGTCATGAAACTTATAAAACTACCTTGAAGAAAATCCCGGCGACCCGGCTGTCGCGGCTAACGGAAGCTCTGGCAAACTACGACCCCATCCTCAACGAATACTTCTTCGACCGACACCCAGGCGTCTTTGCTCAGGTCCTGAACTACTATCGTACAGGGAAGCTGCACTATCCTACCGACGTATGCGGTCCCCTTTTCGAGGAGGAATTAGAATTCTGGGGCCTCGACTCTAACCAG GTAGAACCGTGCTGCTGGAGCACATACAGCATCCATAGAGACACGCAGGCGACCCTGGCCATCCTGGACAAGCTGGACATCGACACGGACCGTCCAAGCGAAGAGGAAGTAGCGCGCCTCTTCGGGTATGAGGAAGCTTACTACTCCGGGCGACTAACCAAGTGGCAATGCCTCCGTCCTCGTATCTGGGCCATCTTCGACGAGCCCTATTCCTCGCCGCTAGCCAAGGGGATCGCCTGTGCGTCGATTCTGTTCATCTGCCTTTCCATCATCACGTTTTGCTTGAAAACACACGAAAACATGAGAGTATCACGTGACACGACAAGAACCGACAACCAACGTGACCCGACAGAACCCCATTGGGCTTTCTTCTACCTGGAATTGGCCTGCAACGGCTGGTTCACGGTCGAGCTAGTGCTTCGTTGTCTG GTCAGTCCAAGCTTGAAACAGTTTGCTATGTCGCCGGTGAACCTTATCGACCTCGCAGCAACCCTGAGCTTCTACACGGAGTTTATGATCGATCAAGTTCAATTTTTGGAAGCCTTCTCAGTCGTACGAGTTCTTAGACTGTTCAAGCTCACTCGGCACTCCCCAGGTCTTCGCATTCTGATTCACACCTTCAAGGCGTCCGCCAGAGAACTCGTCCTCCTGGTCTTTTTTCTGCTGCTAGGCATCGTACTGTTTGCCAGCCTGGTCTACTACGCCGAACGATTTCAG CATAATCCAGGAAACAACTTTGAAAGCATTCCCGAGGGTCTCTGGTGGGCTTTGGTAACGATGACCACGGTTGGTTACGGTGACATGGCGCCCAAAACATTTCCTGGAAAATTTGTCGGCGCTCTTTGCGCCCTGGCTGGAGTATTAACCATTGCTTTACCAGTACCGGTAATCGTCAGCAACTTCTCGATGTTCTATTCCCACACGCAG GCTCGCAGCAAATTACCGAAGCAAAGACGAAGAGTTTTGCCAGCAGAAGCACCGCGCAGAAACAGACATCACAAGCCTCATCAAAATACCACCATTCAAAATCAAGACTTCGTGAACACATTGCCGAGGTTCACGGCTCCCCTAATGCCTCGACCGGCCACCATCGGGATCGATACTTTCCTGCAACTGCAg CCACAGATTTTGGCGAATCTAGCAGAGATTCGGCCAAGAGCTACGACTATGCCATCTGAGCAGAAGGAATTCACAGCGATCCAGATCACGAACAACAATTCCAAGGACTGTTCACCCGAAGAGTTGAATCTAGAAAAGGGGAAGACTGCAGAGACCGTAGAAACATCTGACATTGAACCTCAAAAATCAGCCTCCCATTCATCCGCAATTCGTTCGGATGCATGCGACCCTACTTTATCATTGTAA